The following coding sequences lie in one Leishmania panamensis strain MHOM/PA/94/PSC-1 chromosome 19 sequence genomic window:
- a CDS encoding RNA binding protein (TriTrypDB/GeneDB-style sysID: LpmP.19.0280) yields the protein MNTIPVFYGRTYPTQTPQLMWEATQTLQNLLDDQSRDMHRSSELAMSLREVLERNREIYNKIIDERDAAYRRLQSAGATLQQVENIVRRYAEVKDPVVASDGYTYERTDLTRYLSDCRKSNSKAYSQQTKEELTDVIVDNISLRRLAELLKGVHTVEVPQLSNRAPLAGGCVDSNGPHSHWAGEGSSVCNIHHTEMGSGPGGLAGGASGRGEIERTMTPTYTGSRYDRSGGAKYSKPSNNNEGTGGLHPCLRVYGLCNFEGDCTFANYPYEACLNHIKGKCRFGSTCKELHVDPRNPVYQNPRSFANHQHHQCGNHANNNSIHSRAAGCANNANRSQTADAGAEASRQSGSKPPEYVSDVEAVAVEATEDVAPREIRKPSYASAIGAATDKD from the coding sequence ATGAACACCATTCCAGTGTTTTATGGTCGGACGTACCCGACACAGACACCCCAGCTCATGTGGGAGGCGACGCAGACGCTTCAGAACTTACTGGACGATCAGAGCAGAGATATGCACCGCTCGTCGGAACTCGCCATGTCGCTGCGCGAGGTACTGGAGAGAAATCGAGAGATTTACAACAAAATCATCGACGAACGCGACGCTGCCTATCGCCGCTTGCAGAGCGCAGGCGCGACATTGCAGCAGGTGGAGAACATCGTGCGCCGCTACGCCGAGGTGAAGGACCCGGTGGTGGCCAGCGACGGCTACACCTACGAGCGCACCGACCTCACTCGCTACCTAAGCGACTGCAGAAAGTCAAACAGCAAGGCTTACTCGCAGCAAaccaaggaggagctgacgGACGTGATAGTGGACAACAtctcgctgcgccgtctggcagagctgctgaaggGTGTGCATACGGTGGAGGTACCGCAACTGTCGAACCGTGCGCCGCTGGCGGGAGGCTGCGTCGACAGCAATGGGCCTCACTCTCACTGGGCCGGGGAAGGTTCGTCGGTGTGCAATATACATCACACTGAGATGGGTTCCGGCCCCGGCGGGCTCGCGGGTGGCGCTAGCGGCCGTGGCGAGATTGAGAGAACAATGACCCCCACTTACACTGGCTCACGTTATGATCGAAGTGGCGGTGCCAAGTACAGCAAGCcgagcaacaacaacgaggGCACGGGCGGGTTGCACCCGtgcctgcgcgtgtacgGCCTCTGCAACTTCGAGGGCGACTGCACGTTCGCCAACTACCCCTACGAGGCGTGCCTGAACCACATAAAGGGCAAGTGTCGATTTGGCTCTACCTGCAAGGAGCTGCACGTTGACCCCCGCAACCCCGTCTACCAGAACCCTCGCAGCTTCGCCAAccatcagcaccaccagtGTGGCAACCATGCCAACAATAACAGCATCCACAGCAGGGCGGCTGGCTGTGCAAACAACGCGAACAGAAGCCAGACAGCGGATGCTGGCGCGGAGGCGTCAAGGCAAAGCGGGAGCAAACCCCCGGAGTATGTATCGGACGTGGAAGCGGTGGCTGTAGAGGCTACAGAAGACGTTGCGCCGCGGGAAATCAGGAAGCCCTCTTATGCTTCCGCCATAGGTGCCGCAACAGACAAAGACTAA